The sequence below is a genomic window from Mycobacteroides abscessus ATCC 19977.
GATCGAATTGGGCGAGTATGGGATTCGAGTCAATTCGATTCATCCTTATGGGACCAACACACCCTTGGCGGGCGATCAGTCGGTATTGAGGATGTTCGAGATGTATCCCGGATATCTGCAGAGCTTTAGCCAGACACTGGTCGACAACGACAGGCTGATCGAGCCCGCCGAGATTGCCGAGGTGGTGGCGTGGCTGGCCGGCGATGCGTCCGGGGTCATGACCGGCGCACAGATTCCCGTCGACAAGGGATACCTCAAGCGATGACCACCTGCCCATTCACACCCGGTTTCGATTTCACGGATCCGGATCTCATTCAGCACCGCATCCCGGCCGAGGAATTTGCGTATCTGCGAAAGACCGAGCCCATCTGGTGGAATGCGCAACCCAGGGGAGTGGCCGGATTCGATGACGACGGCTACTGGGTGGTGACCAAACATGCTGACGTCAAAGAGGTGTCACGCCTGAACGAGGTCTTTTCCAACAGCGTGAACACGACAGTGGTGCGCTATAACGAAGACATCACCGCCGAGCAACTTGAGATTCAGCGCGAGAACCTGCTGATCGACATGGACGAACCCAAGCACCGCATCCTGCGCCGTATAGTTTCGCCGCTCTTCACGCCCAAGGCAGTCAACGGATTACACGCACGGCTGGTGGAGCGGGCCCACGGCATCGTGGAGGAGGCCGCTGAAAAGTCCAGTGGCAATTTCGTTTCCGATATCGCCTCGGTGCTACCGATGCATGCCATTGCCGACCTCGTCGGCATTCCGGAATCGGACAGACAACAGGTGTTGGACTGGACCAATCAGATGTTCGCCTACGACGACCCGGCCATCGGCAGGGACACGGCAACCACTGCGACGGTTTCAATGCTCGGTTACGCCTACGCGATGGCCGAAGAGCGGCAGCTCAATCCGCAAGATGACATCCTGACGGGTTTGGTGCGCGGTGCGTACGACGACCGGCCGCTGACGCCACTGGAGTTTGCCTACTTTGTCATCCAGTTGATGGTCGCGGGCAACGAGACCTCGCGTAACGCGATTACGCACGGTGTGCTGGCATTCGCCGACAACCCCGCACAGTGGCGGCTGTATCGCGAACGGCGCCCGTCTACCGCCGCCGACGAGATCATCCGGTGGGCCAGCCCTATCATCGCCTTCCAGCGCACCGCACTACAGGATGTCGAACTGGGCGGCGTACAGATCCGCAAGGACCAGCGCGTCGGAATGTTCTATGCCTCTGCCAATTTCGACGAGGACGTGTTCGACGACCCCTTTGCGTTCAATATCGAGCGCGACCCCAACCCGCATCTTGCGTTTGGCGGTCACGGGATTCACTACTGTCTCGGCGCGAACTTGGCCCGGCTGGAAATCGGCATCATGTTCGACGCGCTGGCGGATCGGCTGCCGGATTTGATGCCGACCGGAGCGCCCACCCGCTTCCGCTCGGGGTGGATCAACGGCGTGGTGGCGCTGCCCGCC
It includes:
- a CDS encoding cytochrome P450, with translation MTTCPFTPGFDFTDPDLIQHRIPAEEFAYLRKTEPIWWNAQPRGVAGFDDDGYWVVTKHADVKEVSRLNEVFSNSVNTTVVRYNEDITAEQLEIQRENLLIDMDEPKHRILRRIVSPLFTPKAVNGLHARLVERAHGIVEEAAEKSSGNFVSDIASVLPMHAIADLVGIPESDRQQVLDWTNQMFAYDDPAIGRDTATTATVSMLGYAYAMAEERQLNPQDDILTGLVRGAYDDRPLTPLEFAYFVIQLMVAGNETSRNAITHGVLAFADNPAQWRLYRERRPSTAADEIIRWASPIIAFQRTALQDVELGGVQIRKDQRVGMFYASANFDEDVFDDPFAFNIERDPNPHLAFGGHGIHYCLGANLARLEIGIMFDALADRLPDLMPTGAPTRFRSGWINGVVALPANYHGSGPRG